In Chitinophagales bacterium, a single genomic region encodes these proteins:
- the kduI gene encoding 5-dehydro-4-deoxy-D-glucuronate isomerase: MEQQFAVGPVETRSMDTQGLREHFLVSDLMVKGKIKLVYTHYDRMMIGGVVPTSKPILLGNPRELRAEYFLERREMGIINVGGKAVVQADGKKFNVDKLSCLYLGKGTKKVSFASASAKNPAVLYLLSSPAHASYPNTLFTKDQASPVELGAVETANRRTVYKYIHLEGIKSCQLVMGLTTLAPGSVWNSIPPHTHTRRMEVYFYFDLPAEHRIMHFMGSPDETRHIIMANQEAVISPPWSTHYGCGTTNYGFIWGMAGENLVYTDMDPAPVAELR, from the coding sequence TTGGAGCAACAGTTTGCGGTTGGTCCGGTGGAGACCCGCTCCATGGATACGCAGGGATTACGCGAGCATTTCCTGGTGAGTGACCTGATGGTAAAAGGGAAGATAAAACTCGTGTACACGCATTACGACCGGATGATGATCGGGGGAGTGGTGCCAACATCAAAGCCTATCCTGTTGGGTAATCCGCGTGAACTAAGAGCCGAATATTTTTTAGAACGGCGTGAGATGGGCATCATCAATGTAGGTGGCAAAGCGGTGGTACAGGCCGATGGGAAAAAGTTTAATGTAGATAAACTTTCCTGTCTCTATCTGGGAAAGGGTACAAAGAAAGTAAGCTTTGCATCTGCCAGTGCCAAAAACCCCGCGGTCCTGTACCTGCTTTCTTCACCGGCACATGCAAGCTATCCCAATACCCTTTTTACCAAAGACCAGGCATCGCCTGTCGAATTGGGTGCAGTGGAAACGGCGAACCGACGTACAGTATATAAGTATATCCATCTGGAGGGTATAAAAAGTTGTCAACTGGTGATGGGATTGACCACCCTGGCTCCGGGCAGTGTATGGAACTCTATACCTCCACACACGCATACACGCAGAATGGAGGTCTATTTTTATTTTGACCTGCCTGCCGAACACCGGATCATGCACTTTATGGGAAGTCCCGACGAAACAAGACATATCATAATGGCCAATCAGGAAGCTGTGATCTCTCCGCCCTGGAGCACACACTATGGTTGCGGCACCACGAATTATGGATTTATTTGGGGTATGGCCGGAGAGAATTTGGTGTATACGGATATGGATCCTGCACCGGTGGCCGAATTGCGATGA
- a CDS encoding cysteine desulfurase: protein MISSIYFDNAATTPLAPEVLEAMLPYWEDHFGNPSSIHARGREARKAVEKARRSVAGHFSVSPGSVIFTSGGTESNNMAIHTAVHGWGCKRIITSRIEHHSVLRAVEFQARVTGAQVSFVDILPDGHIDLEHLQQLLGESQDKCLVTLMHANNETGNITDIRAVGSLCREHGAFLHSDCVQTIGHFPIDASQLPVDLLSGSGHKFHGPKGVGVLIARKPESLVPLHHGGNQERGIRAGTENVAGIVGFATALERAIEQFVPDAAHICMIKKCMMSELEARVEGLLFNGDPKGASLYTILNASFPERPEAEPLLPFLDQANIEVAGGSACSGGHSHVMEVLGRQDRINIRFSFSKNNTLREAIQVTERIAEWSEAPIAL from the coding sequence ATGATTTCCTCAATCTATTTTGACAATGCAGCCACCACACCTCTCGCACCAGAGGTGTTGGAAGCCATGCTGCCCTATTGGGAAGATCATTTTGGTAACCCCTCTTCCATTCATGCACGTGGACGTGAAGCAAGAAAAGCAGTGGAAAAGGCCAGACGGTCCGTGGCCGGTCATTTTTCTGTCAGCCCCGGCTCGGTGATCTTTACCAGTGGCGGAACCGAGAGCAATAACATGGCCATTCATACCGCCGTTCATGGCTGGGGTTGCAAACGGATCATCACTTCGCGTATTGAACATCATTCCGTATTAAGAGCGGTTGAATTTCAGGCAAGGGTTACCGGTGCACAGGTTTCTTTTGTAGATATACTTCCGGATGGACATATCGATCTCGAACATCTGCAACAACTGCTGGGGGAGTCTCAGGATAAATGTCTGGTCACCCTGATGCATGCTAATAACGAAACAGGAAATATCACCGATATCCGGGCAGTTGGCAGTCTTTGCCGGGAACATGGGGCCTTTCTTCATAGTGACTGTGTACAGACCATCGGGCATTTTCCCATCGATGCCTCGCAACTCCCGGTTGACCTGCTTTCCGGTTCGGGACACAAATTTCATGGACCAAAAGGCGTGGGTGTCCTGATAGCCCGTAAGCCCGAATCCCTGGTCCCCCTGCACCATGGCGGTAACCAGGAAAGAGGCATAAGGGCGGGTACAGAAAATGTAGCCGGTATCGTTGGCTTTGCCACCGCACTCGAAAGGGCCATCGAACAATTTGTACCCGATGCCGCACATATTTGCATGATCAAAAAATGTATGATGTCCGAACTCGAGGCCAGGGTAGAAGGATTGCTCTTTAACGGAGATCCCAAAGGCGCCAGCCTCTATACGATACTCAATGCCTCCTTCCCCGAACGCCCCGAAGCCGAACCCTTGCTCCCCTTCCTCGACCAGGCCAATATCGAAGTAGCCGGGGGTAGCGCCTGTAGCGGTGGTCACTCACATGTAATGGAAGTACTCGGCCGCCAGGACCGGATCAATATCCGATTCTCCTTCTCTAAAAATAATACGCTCCGCGAAGCCATTCAGGTCACCGAACGGATCGCCGAATGGTCCGAAGCACCGATCGCATTATAA
- a CDS encoding 8-amino-7-oxononanoate synthase: protein MHEQNAHHSFADRLARILDKRKENDQLRRLQILDGIDFCSNDYLGFARSESLKQKWKEAIAASNDRLGATGSRSISGHCEQAASLEEELARFHGTESGLIFNSGYDANVGLFSSLPVRGDHLVTDELIHASIIDGCRLSYATRHRFKHNDVNDLEQVLQSVQKNRAPGAQVFVVVESIYSMDGDQAPLTDILSCCDKYQALVIVDEAHATGIMGPQGRGLVSATGLEDRVWARVHTFGKALGCHGAIVVGPKLLKEYLLNHARSFIFTTALPPHALTGIQLAYAELKAPAFSYAPLTGLIQHFKQTIQAPEGCWLLPSSSPIQSLIIPGSQRAARAGEALLKNGFAVKAIQHPSVAEGKERLRISLHLHNTTTEVDQLAAALHQFS, encoded by the coding sequence ATGCATGAACAGAACGCCCATCATTCCTTCGCCGACCGCCTTGCCCGGATATTAGATAAAAGAAAGGAAAATGACCAGCTTCGCCGGCTGCAGATTCTGGATGGGATCGATTTCTGTTCGAATGACTATCTCGGATTTGCCCGCTCAGAATCACTCAAACAAAAATGGAAAGAAGCCATCGCGGCCAGCAATGACCGGCTTGGCGCTACAGGCTCGCGTTCCATCTCCGGACATTGCGAACAGGCGGCAAGTCTGGAGGAAGAGCTGGCCCGGTTTCACGGGACAGAAAGCGGGTTGATTTTTAATTCCGGTTATGATGCCAATGTGGGTTTGTTCTCTTCGCTGCCGGTCAGAGGCGATCATCTCGTAACCGATGAGTTGATCCACGCCAGTATCATTGATGGTTGCCGGCTTAGCTATGCTACCCGTCACCGCTTTAAACATAATGATGTCAATGACCTCGAGCAGGTCTTACAATCGGTTCAAAAAAATCGTGCGCCCGGGGCACAGGTCTTTGTGGTGGTGGAATCCATTTACTCGATGGATGGTGACCAGGCACCCTTGACCGATATCCTTTCTTGTTGTGACAAGTACCAGGCCCTGGTTATTGTGGATGAGGCCCATGCCACCGGTATTATGGGTCCGCAGGGGAGGGGACTTGTATCCGCTACAGGATTGGAAGACCGGGTCTGGGCCCGGGTACATACATTTGGTAAGGCCCTCGGTTGTCATGGGGCCATTGTAGTGGGGCCCAAACTGCTGAAAGAATATCTTTTGAACCATGCACGGTCCTTTATTTTTACAACCGCCCTTCCCCCTCATGCGCTAACGGGGATACAGCTTGCCTATGCTGAACTAAAGGCCCCCGCTTTTTCTTATGCCCCGCTTACCGGGCTCATTCAGCATTTTAAACAAACCATACAGGCACCCGAAGGTTGCTGGTTATTACCCAGCAGTTCGCCCATACAAAGCCTCATCATTCCCGGAAGCCAGCGCGCAGCAAGGGCAGGGGAAGCATTATTAAAAAACGGGTTTGCGGTTAAAGCCATTCAGCATCCTTCTGTGGCCGAAGGCAAAGAACGGTTACGGATCAGTTTGCACCTGCACAATACAACAACCGAAGTGGATCAATTGGCAGCCGCCTTGCATCAATTTTCATAA
- a CDS encoding response regulator transcription factor — translation MNKIRVMIADGYAALRQAWTSILNESEDIEVIGDTANLATARAMARELDPDVIVIDVNIPGIEGVDSIIAMSREFGRSRIILLTGFYNIVVIRKVMKAGIPGYLTRFANLEEFKTAIREVGNGRVYLEESLRDRLVYAEMLDQKDPIESLTNREMQVISMVREGLNTREIAASLGLSFKTVEVHRHNIYCKLKVKNRADLLNFFYQRGL, via the coding sequence ATGAATAAAATACGGGTAATGATCGCTGATGGATATGCGGCCCTGCGGCAGGCCTGGACCTCTATTTTAAATGAATCCGAGGATATTGAAGTAATAGGCGATACAGCCAATCTGGCCACGGCGCGTGCCATGGCCCGTGAGCTTGATCCGGATGTGATCGTGATCGACGTGAATATCCCCGGTATTGAAGGGGTGGATAGTATCATTGCCATGTCGCGCGAATTTGGCCGCTCACGGATCATCCTGCTCACCGGGTTTTATAATATCGTGGTTATACGAAAAGTGATGAAGGCCGGGATACCCGGGTATTTGACCAGGTTTGCCAACCTGGAAGAGTTTAAGACCGCCATCCGCGAGGTGGGAAATGGACGTGTGTACCTGGAAGAGAGCCTGCGTGACCGCCTCGTATATGCCGAGATGCTGGATCAGAAGGATCCGATCGAATCGCTGACCAACCGCGAGATGCAGGTGATCAGCATGGTACGCGAGGGTTTGAATACCCGCGAGATCGCGGCTTCCCTGGGACTATCCTTTAAGACGGTCGAGGTACATCGCCATAATATCTACTGTAAACTGAAGGTAAAGAACCGGGCCGATCTGTTGAATTTCTTCTACCAGCGTGGTCTCTAA
- a CDS encoding LytTR family transcriptional regulator DNA-binding domain-containing protein yields MNPGGVFIMVGDRYVRILLPRVLYFHAEGDLVRMVSMDTEMECRASLESIRRILPVRDFCQVHPLFIVSTSKIIDFDEYSVSLPGISIPVDRSFRKQFYARCLFFSDILGKPGPNSFYIDWDGELHSH; encoded by the coding sequence ATGAACCCAGGCGGAGTATTTATCATGGTCGGTGACCGGTATGTACGGATCTTGCTTCCGCGGGTGCTTTATTTCCATGCCGAGGGCGACCTGGTGCGGATGGTGTCGATGGATACGGAAATGGAATGCAGGGCTTCACTCGAAAGCATCCGGCGTATTTTGCCCGTGCGTGATTTCTGTCAGGTCCATCCTTTATTTATTGTTTCCACGAGTAAGATCATTGACTTTGATGAATACTCCGTAAGCCTGCCCGGTATCTCCATTCCGGTTGACCGCAGTTTCAGGAAACAGTTCTATGCGCGTTGTTTATTCTTCTCCGATATACTGGGTAAGCCCGGTCCCAACTCCTTTTATATTGACTGGGATGGCGAATTGCATAGTCATTGA
- a CDS encoding LytTR family transcriptional regulator, which yields MELRSLCPEQKTAVQQSSFFIRSNGKFIRVAFADIMYVFSRQNYVQVVTADKSYVILNTMKQMESALPEGQFCRIHRSFIVSVDHITSFDNDSVFLGDKEFPIREQYRTILHQKLNILFNEIRSGKNRQTDKIDVIAELPENFDE from the coding sequence ATGGAATTAAGATCCTTGTGCCCGGAACAGAAGACTGCGGTCCAGCAGTCAAGTTTTTTTATACGGTCCAACGGCAAGTTTATCCGCGTGGCATTTGCAGACATTATGTATGTCTTCAGCAGGCAGAATTATGTCCAGGTGGTAACGGCCGACAAAAGTTATGTCATCCTCAACACCATGAAGCAGATGGAATCGGCCCTGCCCGAAGGACAGTTTTGTCGTATCCATCGATCCTTCATCGTGTCGGTTGATCACATAACCTCTTTTGATAATGATAGTGTCTTCCTGGGGGATAAGGAATTTCCCATCCGGGAACAATACCGTACCATCCTTCACCAGAAGCTGAATATATTATTCAATGAGATACGGTCGGGTAAAAACCGGCAGACCGACAAGATCGATGTGATCGCCGAATTACCCGAGAACTTTGACGAGTAA
- a CDS encoding RNA polymerase sigma-70 factor, whose amino-acid sequence MVLTQNNDLLFRELANDNEQAFRELYDHYKAPFFAAAFRLMRSEQLAEEAVQETFLALWVKRRQVAESRNPHNYLLSMLHNQIYTQFRKIALDRKTLDRWVSDHPDQSTNPVEDFLLAKENREIIHSFLLQLPPQQEKVYRLSKLEGLSREEVAARLNISPNTVKNHLMAASEFLRTHFGKGLSAVVWILIREEFRL is encoded by the coding sequence TTGGTGCTGACCCAAAATAACGATCTGCTTTTCCGCGAACTGGCCAATGACAATGAACAGGCTTTTCGGGAATTATATGATCATTACAAGGCCCCTTTCTTTGCGGCCGCTTTTCGCCTGATGCGTTCAGAGCAACTGGCCGAAGAAGCGGTACAGGAAACCTTTCTGGCCTTATGGGTCAAACGCCGGCAGGTGGCCGAGAGCCGTAATCCCCACAATTACCTGCTCTCGATGCTCCATAACCAGATCTATACCCAGTTTCGGAAAATTGCCTTAGACCGCAAGACCCTTGACCGCTGGGTCAGCGATCACCCCGACCAATCAACCAATCCTGTTGAAGATTTCCTCCTGGCCAAGGAGAACCGGGAAATCATCCATTCCTTTCTTTTACAATTACCGCCCCAACAGGAAAAAGTGTACCGGCTCAGCAAGCTCGAAGGCCTGAGCCGCGAAGAAGTGGCGGCCCGGTTAAATATCTCCCCCAATACCGTCAAAAACCATTTGATGGCCGCCAGTGAATTCTTACGTACCCATTTTGGTAAGGGATTATCGGCTGTTGTTTGGATATTGATAAGGGAGGAGTTCCGTCTTTAA
- a CDS encoding FecR domain-containing protein, which yields MAPEPQRIYYLLQAWTSRSATPAEEKELMSLVGSGEGHPELAAHIQQLVDYYKDDPELPVVDWEQLYQRILAARPAEPVVRKVYWTRWVAAAVIVGLLAVGWWLVRGPGSDDRGQMTDDRGTIANQTDVLAPASNRATLTLADGRTVYLDSTDNGALAELNGVQVVKTADGKIVYTGSGVGGPESGLVYNTLYNPRGSKVIDITLSDGSRVWLNAGSIITYPVAFAASGGRNERRVQITGEAYFEVAPDKTKPFYVSKGDMEVMVLGTHFNVNAYDDEADIRVTLIEGSVKVSASRLTSDASRILKPGQQALLTSRDSRLTLNTNPDLEETLAWKNGRFIFTNASIETIMNQVANWYDVEVVYEGKITKTFRGGMPRTLSAASVFRILEETGGVHFEIKGKQVIVRP from the coding sequence ATGGCCCCCGAACCGCAACGCATATATTATCTCCTCCAAGCCTGGACCTCCCGCAGCGCAACACCCGCCGAGGAAAAGGAACTGATGTCCCTGGTGGGGTCTGGTGAGGGGCATCCCGAACTGGCGGCCCATATTCAGCAACTGGTTGATTACTATAAAGATGATCCCGAACTGCCGGTGGTGGACTGGGAACAATTATACCAACGCATCCTGGCCGCCCGTCCCGCAGAACCCGTGGTCAGAAAAGTGTATTGGACCCGGTGGGTTGCAGCGGCGGTTATTGTGGGGTTGTTGGCGGTGGGGTGGTGGTTGGTCAGGGGACCGGGGTCAGATGACAGAGGACAGATGACAGATGACCGGGGAACAATCGCTAACCAAACAGATGTTTTGGCGCCAGCCAGCAATCGTGCTACCCTGACCCTGGCCGATGGACGAACCGTATATCTCGATAGTACGGATAATGGCGCACTGGCAGAACTCAATGGGGTACAAGTGGTGAAGACCGCCGACGGAAAAATAGTTTATACCGGGTCCGGAGTCGGGGGTCCGGAGTCCGGGCTGGTTTACAATACGCTTTATAATCCCCGCGGCTCCAAAGTCATCGACATCACCTTAAGCGATGGCAGCCGTGTTTGGTTGAATGCGGGTTCAATTATCACCTATCCTGTAGCATTTGCCGCATCAGGCGGGAGGAATGAACGCAGAGTGCAAATAACCGGCGAAGCCTATTTCGAAGTAGCCCCTGATAAAACAAAGCCATTTTATGTAAGTAAGGGGGATATGGAGGTGATGGTGTTGGGCACACACTTTAATGTGAATGCCTATGATGACGAGGCGGATATCAGGGTCACCCTGATAGAAGGAAGTGTGAAGGTATCTGCCTCACGCCTCACGTCTGACGCCTCACGAATTCTCAAACCTGGTCAGCAGGCCCTCCTCACGTCTCGCGACTCACGTCTCACGCTCAATACCAACCCCGACCTGGAAGAAACACTCGCCTGGAAGAACGGCCGTTTCATTTTCACCAATGCCAGCATTGAAACCATCATGAACCAGGTAGCCAACTGGTATGATGTGGAAGTGGTGTATGAAGGAAAGATCACCAAGACTTTTAGAGGCGGGATGCCGCGTACCCTGAGTGCGGCCAGTGTGTTCCGGATATTGGAGGAGACCGGAGGGGTACATTTTGAGATAAAAGGAAAGCAGGTCATTGTACGACCTTAA